From one Bordetella genomosp. 9 genomic stretch:
- a CDS encoding TRAP transporter large permease codes for MQTHAAYYAKGPRPAAGARGAAARWLDGLDRVLGLAAEIPAALLVLAEIAVLLSGVIARYVFHAPLVWGDELASILFLWLSMLGAVVALRRGEHMRMTALVARATPALRAWLDVAAIAASLCFMLMVLPHAWEYASEESVVTTPALEISNAWRAAALPVGFVLMTLFALLRLARVGSWRQVGGAVAAIAVIAGLFLLAQPLLVTLGKANLLVFFVGLVAANVFLGVPIAFSFALATFGYLALTTQTPLMVMVGRMDEGMSHLILLAVPMFILLGLLIEMTGMARAMIGFLASLLGHVRGGLSYVLIGAMYLVSGISGSKVADMAAVAPALFPEMKQRGARPGNLAALLSCTGAQTETIPPSIVLITIGSVTGVSIAALFTGGMLPGAALGLALAVIVWRRSRGEDLSGVRRAPGREIARLFCVAVPALLLPFLIRAAVVEGVATATEVSTIGIAYSVLAGLFLYRRFDWRRIPSMLLDTAALSGAIIFIVGAATAMAWGLTQSGFSQDLAEFMRRMPGGTAGFLLVSIVAFVVLGSVLEGIPAIVLFGPLLFPIARAVGVNEVHYAMVVILSMGLGLFAPPFGVGYYGACAISKVSPDEAMPYMWGYLVALVAGVLLVAFIPWISTGFL; via the coding sequence ATGCAGACACACGCCGCTTATTACGCCAAGGGCCCGCGCCCGGCTGCCGGCGCGCGCGGCGCGGCGGCCCGCTGGCTGGACGGGCTGGACCGCGTGCTGGGCCTGGCGGCGGAAATCCCGGCGGCCCTGCTGGTCCTGGCGGAAATCGCCGTCCTGCTGTCCGGCGTGATCGCCCGCTACGTGTTCCACGCCCCGCTGGTGTGGGGCGACGAGCTGGCCTCCATCCTGTTCCTGTGGTTGTCCATGCTGGGCGCGGTCGTGGCCCTGCGGCGCGGCGAGCATATGCGCATGACCGCGCTGGTGGCGCGCGCGACGCCGGCGCTGCGCGCCTGGCTGGACGTCGCCGCGATCGCGGCGTCGCTGTGCTTCATGCTGATGGTGCTGCCGCACGCCTGGGAATATGCCAGCGAGGAATCCGTGGTCACCACCCCGGCGCTGGAAATCTCCAATGCGTGGCGCGCGGCGGCGCTGCCGGTGGGTTTCGTCCTGATGACGCTGTTCGCGCTGCTGCGCCTGGCGCGGGTCGGTTCATGGCGGCAGGTGGGGGGCGCGGTGGCCGCCATCGCGGTCATCGCCGGGCTGTTCCTGCTGGCGCAGCCGCTGCTTGTGACGCTGGGCAAGGCCAACCTGCTGGTGTTTTTCGTCGGCCTGGTGGCGGCCAACGTATTCCTCGGGGTGCCGATCGCGTTTTCCTTCGCGCTGGCCACCTTCGGCTACCTGGCGCTGACCACGCAAACGCCGCTGATGGTCATGGTGGGGCGCATGGACGAAGGCATGTCGCACCTGATCCTGCTGGCCGTGCCGATGTTCATCCTGCTGGGCCTGCTGATCGAAATGACCGGCATGGCGCGCGCCATGATCGGTTTCCTGGCCAGCCTGCTGGGCCACGTGCGCGGCGGCCTGTCCTATGTGCTGATAGGCGCCATGTACCTGGTGTCCGGCATATCGGGCTCCAAGGTGGCCGACATGGCGGCCGTCGCGCCCGCGCTCTTTCCCGAGATGAAGCAGCGCGGCGCGCGGCCGGGCAATCTGGCGGCGCTCCTGTCGTGCACCGGCGCCCAGACGGAAACCATACCGCCGAGCATCGTGCTGATCACCATCGGCTCGGTCACCGGCGTATCGATCGCGGCGCTGTTCACCGGCGGCATGCTGCCGGGCGCCGCGCTCGGGCTCGCGCTGGCGGTGATCGTATGGCGCCGCAGCCGGGGCGAAGACCTGTCAGGCGTGCGCCGCGCGCCGGGACGCGAGATCGCGCGGCTGTTCTGCGTCGCCGTGCCGGCATTGTTGCTGCCTTTCCTGATCCGCGCCGCGGTGGTGGAAGGCGTGGCCACCGCCACGGAAGTCTCCACCATCGGCATCGCCTACTCCGTGCTGGCCGGCCTGTTCCTGTACCGCCGCTTCGATTGGCGCCGCATACCGTCCATGCTGCTGGATACCGCGGCCTTGTCCGGCGCCATCATTTTCATCGTCGGCGCCGCGACCGCGATGGCCTGGGGCCTGACGCAATCGGGCTTCTCCCAGGACCTGGCCGAATTCATGCGTCGCATGCCCGGCGGCACCGCCGGTTTCCTGCTGGTGTCCATCGTCGCCTTCGTGGTGCTGGGCAGCGTGCTGGAGGGCATCCCCGCCATCGTGCTGTTCGGACCGCTGCTGTTCCCCATCGCGCGTGCCGTCGGCGTGAACGAAGTGCACTACGCGATGGTGGTGATTCTTTCCATGGGGCTGGGCCTGTTCGCGCCACCCTTCGGCGTCGGCTACTACGGCGCCTGCGCGATCAGCAAGGTCAGCCCGGACGAGGCCATGCCCTATATGTGGGGCTACCTGGTCGCGCTGGTGGCCGGCGTGTTGCTGGTGGCATTCATTCCGTGGATCTCCACGGGTTTTCTGTGA
- the selD gene encoding selenide, water dikinase SelD: MTLDASAGVQPRLQPRLTSLSHGGGCGCKIAPGVLADLLARFAPTQAFPGLMVGTETADDAAVYRLNDEQALIATTDFFMPIVDDPYDFGRIAATNALSDVYAMGGTPIMALAIVGMPINVLPREVIAEILRGGQDVCAQAGIPVAGGHTIDSVEPIYGLAAMGLVHPDRVRRNADAREGDVLILSKPLGVGILSAALKKNQLDAAGYQAMIASTTRLNTPGPALAALPGVHALTDVTGFGLLGHALEMSRGSGLRARLDLAALPWLPGVRDMAQAGMITGASGRNWASYGAAIALAPGVDEVARALLTDPQTSGGLLVACDAATAPRVLDVLREQGFGQAAVVGRMTRGEPGVEVG, translated from the coding sequence ATGACCCTAGACGCTAGCGCCGGCGTGCAGCCGCGCCTGCAGCCGCGCCTGACTTCGCTTTCGCATGGCGGCGGCTGCGGCTGCAAGATCGCCCCGGGTGTGCTGGCGGACCTGCTGGCGCGCTTCGCCCCCACCCAGGCTTTCCCCGGCCTGATGGTCGGCACGGAAACCGCGGACGACGCGGCGGTGTATCGCCTGAACGACGAGCAGGCGCTGATCGCCACCACCGACTTCTTCATGCCCATCGTCGACGACCCCTACGATTTCGGGCGCATCGCGGCGACCAACGCCCTGTCGGATGTCTACGCCATGGGCGGCACGCCCATCATGGCGCTGGCCATCGTCGGCATGCCGATCAATGTGCTGCCGCGCGAAGTCATCGCTGAAATCCTGCGCGGCGGACAGGACGTCTGCGCCCAGGCCGGCATCCCCGTGGCAGGCGGCCACACCATCGATTCCGTCGAACCCATCTATGGCCTGGCCGCCATGGGCCTGGTCCATCCGGACCGTGTCCGGCGCAACGCCGACGCCCGCGAAGGCGACGTGCTGATACTGAGCAAGCCGCTGGGCGTGGGCATATTGTCGGCCGCGCTCAAGAAGAACCAGCTGGACGCGGCGGGCTATCAGGCCATGATCGCCAGCACGACGCGCCTGAATACGCCGGGGCCGGCGCTGGCCGCGCTGCCCGGCGTGCACGCCCTGACGGACGTCACCGGTTTCGGCCTGCTGGGCCATGCGCTGGAGATGAGCCGCGGCTCGGGCCTGCGCGCGCGCCTCGATCTGGCCGCCTTGCCCTGGCTGCCCGGAGTGCGGGACATGGCGCAGGCGGGCATGATCACCGGCGCGTCCGGGCGCAACTGGGCGTCGTATGGCGCCGCGATCGCGCTGGCGCCGGGGGTGGACGAGGTCGCGCGCGCCTTGCTGACCGATCCGCAGACGTCCGGCGGGCTGCTGGTGGCCTGCGACGCCGCGACCGCCCCGCGAGTGCTGGACGTGCTGCGGGAACAAGGCTTCGGCCAGGCCGCCGTGGTCGGGCGGATGACCCGCGGGGAACCGGGGGTCGAGGTCGGCTGA
- a CDS encoding TRAP transporter substrate-binding protein — translation MTTMTRRTLLRAMAAGPALALGVPRLARAGAEFTYKYAHNLPMTHPLHLRAQEAVDRIRKESNGRLEITIFPNNQLGGDTDMLSQVRSGGIELFTPSALVIATVVPVAAINAVGFAFSDYGQVWKAMDGALGAHVREKIGKANLYAFEKIWDNGFRQVTTSSRPIADAHDLDGTKIRVPVSPLSISMFKALSAAPASLQFSEVYSALQTRIVDAQENPLPIIQAAKLYEVQKYCSLTNHIWDGYWFIANARAYRRLPPDLQKLWETAFNDAGMLQREDLRKMNQSIQSDLEAKGLKFNQPKADSFQAQLRKAGFYQEWRGKFGDEAWGLLEGAVGKLA, via the coding sequence ATGACCACGATGACCCGCCGCACCTTGCTGCGCGCCATGGCGGCCGGCCCCGCGCTGGCCCTGGGCGTCCCCCGCCTGGCCCGCGCCGGCGCGGAGTTCACTTACAAGTACGCCCACAACCTGCCCATGACGCACCCGCTGCATCTGCGCGCGCAGGAAGCCGTGGACCGCATCCGCAAGGAATCCAACGGCCGGCTGGAAATCACCATATTTCCCAACAACCAGCTGGGCGGCGACACCGACATGCTGTCGCAGGTGCGCAGCGGCGGCATCGAGCTGTTCACGCCCTCGGCCCTGGTGATTGCCACGGTGGTGCCGGTCGCGGCCATCAACGCGGTGGGCTTCGCGTTTTCCGATTACGGCCAGGTCTGGAAAGCGATGGACGGCGCGCTGGGCGCGCACGTGCGCGAGAAAATAGGCAAGGCCAATCTGTACGCCTTCGAAAAGATTTGGGACAACGGCTTTCGCCAGGTCACCACCAGCAGCAGACCGATCGCCGACGCGCACGACCTGGACGGCACCAAGATACGCGTGCCGGTCAGCCCGCTGTCCATCTCCATGTTCAAGGCCCTGTCGGCCGCGCCCGCCAGCCTGCAGTTCAGCGAGGTCTATTCCGCGCTGCAGACGCGCATCGTCGACGCGCAGGAAAATCCGCTGCCTATCATCCAGGCCGCCAAGCTGTACGAGGTGCAGAAGTATTGCTCGCTGACGAACCATATCTGGGACGGCTACTGGTTCATCGCCAATGCCCGCGCCTATCGTCGCCTGCCGCCCGACCTGCAGAAGCTGTGGGAAACCGCCTTCAACGATGCCGGCATGCTGCAGCGGGAAGACCTGCGCAAGATGAACCAGTCCATCCAGAGCGACCTGGAAGCCAAGGGCTTGAAGTTCAACCAGCCCAAGGCGGACAGCTTCCAGGCGCAATTGCGCAAGGCGGGCTTCTACCAGGAATGGCGCGGCAAGTTCGGCGACGAAGCCTGGGGCTTGCTGGAAGGCGCCGTCGGCAAGCTGGCCTGA
- a CDS encoding ribulose-bisphosphate carboxylase large subunit family protein gives MTDTNRRDFRARYFIETPFPLEQAAEVLAGEQSSGTFVRVAGETDDLRRRSRAIVQSIEQVGTIATPSLPNAFLQRRDIQGPYRQAIITVSFPVDNVGANLPTLAATVGGNIYDLGEMTGVKLLSLDLPAEYVKLFDAPRHGVAGTRALTGRGEGPILGTIIKPNVGMTPEQTARVVASLCEAGVDFIKDDECMANPPHSPLARRVEAVMRVIKDHAQRTGRKVMYAFNISDDLDAMRGHAARVEAAGGTCVMASLNWCGFSAIQALRRTSPLAIHGHRNGMAMMSRHPALGIAFPAYQALWRLAGVDQLHVNGLGGKFYESDASVIESARACLTPMAGDDAVMPVFSSGQWAGTVPATFQGLESENLIFLSGGGILGHPDGAAAGVQSIRDAWDAARAGVPLADFARDRPALAHALDFYG, from the coding sequence ATGACGGACACCAATCGGCGCGATTTCCGCGCCCGGTATTTCATCGAGACGCCTTTCCCGCTGGAGCAGGCCGCCGAAGTGCTGGCCGGCGAACAATCCAGCGGCACCTTCGTCAGGGTGGCCGGCGAAACCGACGACCTGCGCCGGCGTTCGCGCGCCATCGTGCAGTCGATCGAGCAGGTCGGCACGATCGCCACGCCCAGCCTGCCCAACGCCTTCCTGCAGCGGCGCGATATCCAGGGACCGTACCGGCAAGCCATCATCACCGTGTCCTTCCCAGTGGACAACGTCGGCGCCAACCTGCCGACCCTGGCGGCCACGGTGGGCGGCAACATCTACGACCTGGGCGAGATGACCGGCGTCAAGCTGCTGTCGCTGGACCTGCCCGCCGAATACGTGAAACTGTTCGACGCGCCACGCCACGGCGTGGCCGGCACGCGGGCGTTGACGGGCCGCGGGGAAGGGCCCATCCTGGGCACCATCATCAAGCCCAACGTCGGCATGACGCCGGAGCAGACCGCGCGTGTGGTCGCCAGCCTGTGCGAAGCCGGCGTCGATTTCATCAAGGATGACGAATGCATGGCCAATCCGCCGCATTCGCCCCTGGCGCGCCGGGTGGAAGCCGTCATGCGGGTGATCAAGGACCATGCCCAACGCACCGGCCGCAAGGTCATGTATGCGTTCAATATCTCGGATGACCTGGACGCCATGCGCGGCCATGCCGCCCGCGTGGAAGCCGCCGGCGGCACCTGTGTCATGGCCAGCCTGAACTGGTGCGGCTTCAGCGCCATCCAGGCCTTGCGCCGCACCAGCCCGCTGGCGATACACGGCCACCGCAACGGCATGGCCATGATGTCGCGCCATCCGGCGCTGGGCATCGCTTTCCCGGCCTACCAGGCCTTGTGGCGCCTGGCCGGCGTCGACCAGCTGCACGTGAACGGACTGGGCGGCAAGTTCTACGAAAGCGACGCCAGCGTCATCGAATCGGCGCGCGCCTGCCTGACGCCCATGGCGGGCGACGACGCGGTCATGCCGGTGTTTTCGTCGGGGCAATGGGCCGGCACGGTGCCGGCCACCTTCCAGGGGCTGGAAAGCGAGAACCTGATCTTCCTGTCGGGCGGCGGCATCCTCGGGCATCCGGACGGCGCGGCCGCCGGCGTGCAGAGCATCCGCGACGCCTGGGACGCGGCACGCGCCGGCGTGCCCCTGGCCGACTTCGCGCGCGACCGGCCGGCGCTGGCGCACGCGCTGGATTTCTATGGCTGA
- a CDS encoding VOC family protein, translating to MSRLFGEVRQAGYVVRDIHKEMRHWSETLGIGPWFYADRVPVRNFMYRGQPSPIEVSVALANSGPLQIELIQQRNDAPSMYKAFLDAGHTGLQHLAYWTENFDEDVRRLAEHGLKVGMSGEVGERGRYVYYETETHPGTVIELSEIAGPKGRLFRLIREASIGWDGSDPVRPFPDLSTL from the coding sequence ATGAGTCGGTTGTTCGGCGAAGTGCGCCAGGCAGGTTATGTCGTGCGCGATATCCACAAGGAAATGCGGCATTGGAGCGAGACCCTGGGTATCGGTCCCTGGTTCTATGCCGACCGCGTGCCCGTCAGGAATTTCATGTATCGCGGCCAGCCCTCTCCCATCGAGGTATCGGTGGCGCTGGCGAATTCCGGTCCGCTGCAGATCGAGCTGATCCAGCAGCGCAACGACGCGCCGTCCATGTACAAGGCCTTCCTGGATGCCGGCCACACCGGCCTGCAGCACCTGGCCTATTGGACGGAGAACTTCGACGAGGACGTGCGCCGGCTGGCCGAGCATGGCTTGAAGGTCGGCATGAGCGGCGAAGTCGGGGAACGCGGCCGCTACGTTTACTACGAAACCGAAACCCATCCCGGCACCGTGATCGAGCTGTCCGAGATCGCCGGCCCCAAGGGCCGCCTGTTCCGCCTGATCCGCGAAGCCTCGATCGGCTGGGACGGCAGCGATCCCGTGCGCCCCTTTCCCGATCTCTCCACGCTGTAG
- a CDS encoding LysR family transcriptional regulator, translating into MKEINLSTRDLRAFLALVEQRSFTRAARQCHLSQSAFSSLIRTMEDTLGYRLFDRDTRNVELTPQGRLLEASARRVLDGFDGMIDDFRGHAMLDKGRVSVAALPSIASGWLPGVFAEFRQRHPGIEIELADVLSAPCLERVRAGRADLALASSGIPAQDLDASLLCNDRFHLVCRADHPLARRREIGLPDLSAAPFIHLARSHSVRLQLERAFHPYPMKTVMEVEQLATVTGMIAAGIGITVVPALTLYEFERPDLVSRPLKIPGLVRRIYLVTRRGLSLPPAAERLRTLMLERRPGQRRGGTRQG; encoded by the coding sequence ATGAAAGAGATAAATCTCTCGACCCGCGACCTGCGCGCTTTCCTGGCGCTGGTGGAGCAGCGCAGCTTCACGCGGGCGGCGCGCCAGTGCCATCTGTCGCAGTCGGCCTTCAGCTCGCTGATCCGGACGATGGAAGACACGCTGGGCTACCGGCTGTTCGACCGCGACACCCGCAACGTGGAATTGACGCCGCAGGGCCGGCTGCTGGAAGCGTCGGCGCGCCGGGTGCTGGATGGCTTCGACGGCATGATCGACGATTTTCGCGGGCATGCCATGCTGGACAAGGGCCGCGTGTCGGTCGCCGCGCTGCCTTCCATCGCATCGGGCTGGCTGCCCGGCGTGTTCGCCGAATTCCGGCAGCGCCATCCGGGCATCGAAATCGAGCTGGCCGACGTGTTGTCGGCGCCCTGCCTGGAACGCGTGCGCGCCGGCCGCGCCGACCTGGCGTTGGCGTCGTCGGGAATCCCGGCGCAGGACCTGGATGCCAGCCTGCTATGCAATGACCGTTTCCACCTGGTGTGCCGGGCGGACCACCCGCTGGCGCGACGGCGCGAAATCGGCCTGCCCGATCTTTCCGCGGCGCCGTTCATCCATCTGGCGCGCTCCCACAGCGTGCGCCTGCAATTGGAACGGGCTTTTCATCCTTATCCGATGAAGACGGTCATGGAAGTCGAACAGCTGGCGACGGTGACGGGCATGATCGCGGCGGGCATCGGAATCACTGTGGTGCCGGCCCTGACGCTGTACGAGTTCGAGCGGCCGGATCTGGTCAGCCGGCCGTTGAAGATACCCGGGCTGGTGCGCCGCATCTACCTGGTGACGCGCCGCGGCCTGAGCCTGCCGCCCGCGGCCGAACGGCTGCGGACGCTCATGTTGGAACGCCGGCCCGGGCAGCGCCGGGGCGGCACGCGGCAGGGATGA
- a CDS encoding 2-hydroxychromene-2-carboxylate isomerase, whose protein sequence is MTRMETPPAASGAAAAQGQLQFWFDFASPYSFLAIERIEPIAAAQGVTVNYQPFLLGPIFKARGWDDSPFRLFPDKGEYMMREVQRLAARYGVTYRRPTEFPRVGVLPSRVAYIGLQADWGKAFCLSMFRANFVDDLDIQKRDVVGDRLGALGVDAEAVLARAGSDEIRQAFRAQVDRAQALGIFGAPMMFAGREMFWGNDRVEDAVRWAREGGPV, encoded by the coding sequence ATGACGCGGATGGAGACCCCGCCGGCGGCATCAGGTGCCGCGGCCGCGCAAGGGCAGCTGCAGTTCTGGTTCGATTTCGCCAGCCCCTATAGCTTTCTGGCGATCGAGCGCATCGAGCCGATCGCCGCGGCGCAGGGCGTCACGGTGAACTACCAGCCCTTCCTGCTGGGGCCGATATTCAAGGCGCGCGGCTGGGACGACAGCCCGTTCCGCCTATTCCCCGACAAGGGCGAATACATGATGCGGGAAGTCCAGCGGCTGGCGGCCAGGTATGGCGTCACCTATCGGCGCCCGACCGAGTTCCCGCGGGTCGGCGTGCTGCCGTCGCGGGTGGCCTATATCGGGCTGCAGGCGGATTGGGGCAAGGCGTTCTGCCTGTCGATGTTCCGGGCCAATTTCGTCGACGACCTGGATATCCAGAAGCGGGACGTCGTCGGCGACCGCCTCGGGGCGCTGGGCGTGGATGCCGAAGCCGTGCTGGCGCGCGCCGGCAGCGACGAAATCAGGCAGGCGTTCCGCGCGCAGGTCGACCGGGCCCAGGCACTGGGGATCTTCGGCGCGCCCATGATGTTCGCCGGGCGGGAAATGTTCTGGGGCAACGACCGGGTCGAGGACGCCGTGCGCTGGGCCCGCGAAGGCGGGCCCGTCTGA